A genomic window from Rhizobium sp. 007 includes:
- a CDS encoding LysR family transcriptional regulator gives MMNDAILRKIDLNLLLAFSVLMQERNVSRAAERLLLGQPGLSAALRRLREALDDELFVRVGRGLQPTPRALAIAPAIEDALSGIERAIRPPAAFDPASWKGEFRIGLCDNLESAFFGPLAARLRELAPGARLVGVAFHKRDAARLLDEGAYDFSVSIHDEPASWHIRDPLFDQCSISIYDQKQLRLKTPLTLEDFAKADHVGVSFEGSNGSTNVDIALARLGHSRQVVATVPRFSALPTALRAMPAIATIPESIARCMAQLHGLTVSVPPIPLPAEPVTMLYRRVDRADGRSVWFRRLFIDVASAALEASGCRMGISRAAA, from the coding sequence ATGATGAATGACGCGATCCTTCGGAAAATCGACCTGAACCTCCTGCTGGCCTTTTCCGTGCTGATGCAAGAACGCAATGTCAGCCGCGCGGCCGAGCGGCTGCTGCTTGGCCAGCCGGGACTTTCGGCGGCGCTGCGGCGGCTGCGCGAAGCACTCGACGACGAATTGTTCGTCCGCGTCGGACGCGGCCTGCAACCGACGCCGCGCGCGCTTGCCATCGCGCCGGCAATCGAGGATGCGCTTTCCGGCATCGAGCGGGCCATCCGCCCGCCCGCCGCCTTTGACCCCGCCAGCTGGAAGGGCGAATTCCGCATCGGCCTGTGCGACAATCTCGAATCAGCCTTCTTCGGTCCGCTCGCGGCGCGCCTGCGGGAACTGGCGCCGGGCGCCCGGCTGGTCGGTGTGGCTTTCCACAAACGCGACGCCGCACGCCTGCTCGACGAGGGCGCCTATGATTTCAGTGTCTCGATCCACGACGAGCCCGCTTCCTGGCATATCCGCGATCCGCTCTTCGACCAGTGTTCGATCTCGATCTACGATCAGAAGCAGCTCAGGTTGAAGACCCCGCTGACCCTTGAGGACTTCGCCAAGGCAGACCATGTCGGCGTCTCGTTCGAAGGCAGCAATGGCTCGACCAATGTCGATATCGCGCTTGCCCGCTTGGGGCACAGCAGGCAGGTGGTGGCCACCGTGCCCCGCTTTTCCGCCTTGCCGACGGCGCTGCGGGCGATGCCGGCGATCGCGACGATCCCGGAATCGATCGCCCGCTGCATGGCGCAATTGCATGGGCTAACGGTTTCAGTGCCGCCAATCCCGCTGCCTGCCGAACCGGTCACCATGCTTTACCGCCGCGTCGACCGGGCGGACGGACGCTCCGTCTGGTTCCGCCGGCTCTTCATCGACGTTGCCAGCGCTGCACTCGAAGCATCCGGCTGCCGGATGGGCATTTCCAGGGCGGCCG